One window from the genome of Thermococcus siculi encodes:
- a CDS encoding ABC transporter permease, producing MGYLKYLVFRILNAILVLLIVTFIISALFVKVAEESNQSKMYEELMQWERTEGAKIKQTQGIEAFEQAKAAKQASLEEKYELNIPYWEKVYNKAVRTLKLDFGTTSMPIFGTNNVSDIIKVAVPRSILLFTTATIIVIILGLFLGVRAARHAGSVFDRSLSIFALLTYSLPMWWTGMMFLLIFAFKLGWFPLSSMFDPQLTGWEHVKDVLWKLALPVFTYVFVVFGGWAWTTRNIMIGTLQEDFIMAAKAKGVPEHKIIYGHALRAAAPPIVTMIIFALLGSLGGAIISELVFNYPGMGRLYWVALQQNETNLLIGLTYFFTVLYLAGVVLADMVYGFLDPRVKVGASAKM from the coding sequence ATGGGGTATCTCAAGTACCTTGTGTTCAGGATTTTGAACGCGATACTCGTTCTATTGATAGTGACCTTTATTATCTCGGCACTCTTCGTTAAGGTTGCCGAGGAGAGCAATCAGTCAAAGATGTACGAGGAACTGATGCAGTGGGAAAGGACTGAGGGTGCTAAAATCAAGCAGACCCAGGGTATAGAAGCCTTTGAACAGGCTAAGGCCGCAAAACAGGCATCCCTTGAGGAGAAGTACGAACTGAACATCCCCTACTGGGAGAAGGTGTACAACAAAGCGGTTCGTACGCTGAAACTGGACTTCGGAACGACAAGCATGCCCATCTTCGGTACCAACAACGTCTCCGACATCATCAAGGTTGCAGTCCCGAGGAGTATCCTGCTCTTCACCACAGCGACGATAATCGTTATCATACTTGGTCTCTTCCTGGGTGTCAGAGCTGCCAGGCACGCGGGCAGCGTCTTCGACAGGAGCCTCTCGATATTCGCGCTGTTGACGTACAGTCTGCCGATGTGGTGGACCGGAATGATGTTCCTCCTCATATTCGCCTTCAAGCTCGGCTGGTTCCCGCTCAGCTCGATGTTTGACCCGCAGCTCACCGGCTGGGAGCACGTCAAGGACGTCCTCTGGAAGCTCGCCCTTCCAGTCTTCACCTACGTCTTCGTCGTCTTCGGTGGCTGGGCCTGGACGACCAGGAACATCATGATAGGCACCCTCCAGGAGGACTTCATCATGGCCGCCAAGGCCAAGGGTGTCCCGGAGCACAAGATCATCTACGGCCACGCCCTCCGTGCAGCCGCTCCCCCGATAGTCACCATGATCATCTTCGCCCTCCTTGGATCCCTCGGAGGTGCCATCATCAGTGAGCTGGTCTTCAACTACCCCGGAATGGGCAGGCTCTACTGGGTCGCCCTCCAGCAGAACGAGACAAACCTCCTCATAGGACTGACGTACTTCTTCACAGTGCTCTACCTGGCGGGAGTTGTCCTCGCGGACATGGTCTACGGATTCCTCGACCCGCGTGTCAAGGTCGGTGCTTCCGCCAAGATGTGA
- a CDS encoding ABC transporter permease, whose product MRWVDIKEGFKEFLEEFKREKTGIAGVILLVILVLVALTAPYTTMPDLPTKWRSSAYWEDNPKNVPPSWYNMFTSQKLVPQQIYYVDNLKISHPSDTETVIEADYSFPEGYYYGPQGIIIRGLNVTLKAPSQAPTMDIYLLRPDGKKIPLLKDKQLSSSTTISIGRDSAISTNVYIWMVNVTEGREITPFEVPLETILISDMVAPMFAKVEPGMDVEKIIENPEPLWGDYKLILEVKNPAPKYNQVDYSNIKMSFLGRSYGTMGTDYLGRDLWAGIIWGSRVSLTIGVLVSVLSTIIGLVYGVTSAYLGGNSDEFMMRINEIFASIPSLPILILIGATMGHVTLWFIVVLLVIFGWMGIARIARSMALQIKEQTYIEAARALGAGNGRIIFKHILPQLLPYAFAVIALSVPGAVIAEASLSFLGIGDPSAVTWGQILNAAQAQSATTKGYWWWVLPPGLGIAVVGLTFVLIGTALDKILNPRLRRL is encoded by the coding sequence ATGAGATGGGTCGACATCAAAGAAGGATTTAAGGAATTCCTTGAAGAGTTCAAGAGGGAGAAGACCGGCATAGCCGGTGTCATTCTCCTCGTCATCCTCGTCCTCGTTGCACTTACCGCCCCCTACACAACCATGCCCGACCTCCCGACCAAGTGGAGGAGCTCCGCCTACTGGGAGGACAACCCCAAGAACGTCCCCCCGAGCTGGTACAACATGTTCACCTCCCAGAAGCTCGTTCCCCAGCAGATCTACTACGTCGATAACCTCAAGATAAGCCACCCGTCTGACACCGAGACCGTTATCGAGGCGGATTACAGCTTCCCCGAGGGTTACTACTACGGGCCTCAGGGTATAATCATCAGGGGGCTGAACGTCACGCTGAAGGCACCATCTCAGGCGCCCACCATGGACATATACCTCCTGAGGCCTGATGGGAAGAAGATACCCCTCCTCAAGGACAAGCAGCTGAGTTCGAGTACCACCATCTCCATAGGCAGGGACAGCGCCATCTCAACCAACGTTTACATCTGGATGGTGAACGTTACCGAGGGAAGGGAGATAACGCCCTTCGAGGTTCCCCTCGAGACCATACTCATCAGCGACATGGTCGCCCCGATGTTCGCCAAGGTCGAACCCGGAATGGATGTTGAGAAGATCATCGAGAACCCCGAGCCTCTCTGGGGAGACTACAAGCTCATACTCGAGGTCAAGAACCCGGCTCCCAAGTACAACCAGGTTGACTACAGCAACATAAAGATGTCCTTCCTCGGAAGGAGCTACGGAACCATGGGTACCGATTACCTCGGCAGGGACCTCTGGGCAGGAATCATCTGGGGAAGCAGGGTTTCGCTCACCATCGGTGTCCTCGTCTCAGTCCTGAGCACAATAATTGGTCTCGTTTACGGAGTCACAAGTGCCTACCTCGGCGGCAACTCCGACGAGTTCATGATGCGTATCAACGAGATATTCGCCTCAATCCCGAGCCTGCCGATACTTATCCTCATCGGCGCCACCATGGGTCACGTCACCCTGTGGTTCATAGTGGTGCTGCTGGTCATCTTCGGATGGATGGGAATAGCGAGGATTGCCAGGAGTATGGCCCTCCAGATCAAGGAGCAGACCTACATAGAGGCCGCAAGGGCCCTCGGTGCCGGCAACGGAAGGATAATCTTCAAGCACATCCTCCCGCAGCTGCTCCCGTACGCCTTCGCTGTCATAGCCCTCAGCGTTCCGGGTGCAGTTATCGCCGAGGCTTCCCTGAGCTTCCTTGGTATAGGTGACCCGAGTGCCGTTACGTGGGGCCAGATACTTAACGCGGCGCAGGCCCAGTCAGCGACGACCAAGGGTTACTGGTGGTGGGTCCTTCCGCCCGGGCTTGGAATCGCCGTCGTCGGCCTTACCTTCGTCCTGATAGGTACGGCCCTCGATAAGATACTCAACCCGAGGCTCAGGAGGCTGTGA
- the glnA gene encoding type I glutamate--ammonia ligase has protein sequence MNELKTMALEGGAPSKPRFLQLIFVDINGVPKGMEIPINRYDDAIEDGISFDGSSIPGFQGIEDSDLLFKADPSTYAEVPWEGIARVYGYVYKDGKPYVADSRGVLRDALRVLEKEGFRAYIGPEPEFYLFKKNGTWELQLPDGGGYFDLVALDRARDVRREIALYMPYLGLTPEVLHHEVGKAQHEIDFRYDEALKTADNIVSFKYVVKAVAEMRGLHATFMPKPLYGFPGNGMHLHISLWREGENAFIGEKGLSDTALHFIGGILRHAKALTAVTNPTINSYKRLVPGYEAPVYISWGYRNRSTLIRVPAFWGNGARIEYRCPDPSANPYLAFAAILMAGLDGIKKKIEPEAYVETNVYDMGEQERERFGIETLPGSLGEALKAMRRDSVIREALGGAYGNFVAYKEAEWKAYTEYLESKGLPEDTKEVTEWELERYLHV, from the coding sequence ATGAACGAATTAAAGACTATGGCTCTGGAGGGGGGTGCCCCCTCAAAGCCGAGGTTCCTCCAGCTGATTTTTGTCGACATCAACGGTGTCCCCAAGGGCATGGAAATACCGATCAACAGGTACGATGATGCGATTGAAGACGGCATATCCTTCGATGGATCCTCCATTCCTGGATTTCAGGGCATAGAGGACAGCGATTTGCTTTTCAAGGCGGATCCATCCACTTACGCCGAGGTTCCGTGGGAGGGCATAGCGAGGGTCTACGGGTACGTGTACAAGGACGGAAAGCCCTACGTGGCGGATTCAAGGGGAGTCCTCAGGGACGCACTGAGGGTCCTCGAAAAGGAAGGATTTAGGGCGTACATAGGCCCCGAGCCGGAGTTCTACCTCTTCAAGAAGAACGGAACCTGGGAGCTTCAGCTGCCCGATGGGGGCGGTTACTTTGACCTCGTGGCCCTCGACAGGGCCAGGGACGTTAGGCGGGAGATAGCGCTCTACATGCCATACCTAGGTCTCACTCCCGAGGTTCTCCACCACGAGGTCGGGAAGGCCCAGCACGAGATAGACTTCCGCTACGACGAGGCTCTGAAGACGGCGGACAACATCGTGAGCTTCAAATACGTCGTCAAAGCCGTCGCCGAGATGAGGGGCCTGCACGCGACCTTCATGCCGAAACCCCTCTACGGCTTCCCGGGAAACGGCATGCACCTCCACATAAGCCTCTGGAGGGAGGGGGAGAACGCCTTCATCGGGGAGAAGGGACTCAGCGACACGGCGCTCCACTTCATCGGTGGAATCCTTCGGCACGCGAAGGCGTTAACGGCCGTCACCAACCCAACGATCAACAGCTACAAGCGGCTCGTTCCCGGGTACGAGGCCCCGGTCTACATCAGCTGGGGCTACAGAAACAGGAGCACCCTGATAAGGGTTCCGGCATTCTGGGGCAACGGGGCCAGGATAGAGTACCGCTGTCCGGATCCGAGCGCGAACCCGTATCTGGCCTTCGCCGCGATACTGATGGCCGGTCTGGACGGGATAAAGAAGAAAATCGAGCCAGAGGCCTACGTTGAAACCAACGTGTACGATATGGGTGAGCAGGAAAGGGAAAGGTTCGGGATAGAGACCCTGCCGGGAAGCCTCGGGGAGGCCCTCAAAGCCATGAGAAGGGACAGCGTAATCAGGGAGGCACTTGGGGGTGCCTACGGGAACTTCGTGGCTTACAAGGAGGCCGAGTGGAAGGCATACACGGAGTACCTTGAATCAAAGGGCCTGCCGGAGGATACGAAAGAGGTAACCGAATGGGAGCTGGAGAGGTACCTCCACGTCTAA
- a CDS encoding ABC transporter ATP-binding protein, with product MVKNVLEVKDLKMYYFTNKGVVKAVDNISFNLKKGEVMGLAGESGCGKSSLGFTLMGMPTPPGKIVSGSIKIDGREIVGLPEDVLRKEIRWQKISMIFQGAMNALNPVYTVGHQMIEPLLLHKGMSKEEAIDRAQKYLELVGLDPEIVYRYPHELSGGMKQRVIIATALLLEPEVVIADEPTTALDVVVQAQIINLLKRLKKELGLSMIFITHDLSILAEISDRVAIMYAGKIVEIGDSEKIYYEPAHPYTQKLLSAIPRLHEDIDRLEFIPGQPPNLINPPKGCRFNPRCPYVMQVCKEQEPELKEVDKDHYAACWLL from the coding sequence ATGGTCAAGAACGTACTCGAAGTTAAGGACCTCAAGATGTATTACTTCACCAACAAGGGTGTCGTCAAGGCCGTCGACAACATCAGCTTCAACCTCAAGAAGGGCGAGGTCATGGGACTTGCCGGAGAGAGCGGATGCGGCAAGTCCTCCCTCGGTTTTACCCTTATGGGTATGCCGACTCCGCCTGGTAAGATCGTTAGCGGCAGCATAAAGATCGACGGAAGGGAGATAGTTGGCCTGCCCGAGGACGTCCTCAGGAAGGAAATCCGCTGGCAGAAGATATCCATGATATTCCAGGGTGCGATGAACGCCCTCAACCCGGTCTACACCGTCGGTCACCAGATGATCGAGCCTCTCCTCCTCCACAAGGGAATGAGCAAGGAGGAGGCCATTGACAGGGCGCAGAAGTACCTCGAGCTGGTCGGTCTCGACCCCGAGATCGTCTACCGCTATCCCCACGAGCTGAGCGGTGGTATGAAGCAGCGTGTCATCATAGCTACTGCGCTCCTCCTCGAGCCTGAGGTCGTCATCGCGGACGAGCCGACAACGGCCCTCGACGTCGTCGTCCAGGCCCAGATCATCAACCTCCTCAAGAGGCTCAAGAAGGAGCTCGGCCTCTCGATGATATTCATCACCCACGACCTCAGCATCCTCGCGGAGATAAGCGACCGCGTTGCCATCATGTACGCCGGTAAGATCGTCGAGATCGGTGACAGCGAGAAGATCTACTACGAGCCGGCCCACCCGTACACCCAGAAACTGCTCTCCGCCATACCGAGGCTCCACGAGGACATCGACAGGCTCGAGTTCATCCCCGGACAGCCGCCCAACCTCATCAACCCGCCGAAGGGATGCCGCTTCAACCCGAGGTGCCCCTACGTTATGCAGGTCTGTAAGGAGCAGGAGCCCGAACTGAAGGAAGTTGATAAGGATCACTACGCCGCATGCTGGCTGCTGTGA
- a CDS encoding NAD+ synthase, with product MRELDYPAVVERITSFIRESVEKAGATGVVVGVSGGIDSATVAYLATRALGRERVLGLIMPYYENRDLEDAKLVCESLGIEYKVIGIKPVVDSIVDALGFAPDRKSLGNVMARTRMVLLYAHANAMNRLVLGTSNRSEVLTGYFTKWGDGASDYAPLINLYKTEVWEIARLIGVPERIIKKKPSAGLWEGQTDEDELGISYRLLDEILWRMVDLKMPRDKIAGELGIPVERVEYVERLIKSSEHKRRLPTGPVF from the coding sequence ATGAGGGAGCTTGATTATCCTGCCGTGGTTGAGAGAATAACCTCCTTTATCCGTGAGAGTGTTGAAAAAGCCGGCGCCACAGGGGTCGTGGTTGGAGTGAGTGGCGGGATAGACAGTGCAACTGTCGCCTACCTCGCCACAAGGGCCCTCGGAAGGGAGCGCGTTCTCGGCCTGATCATGCCCTACTACGAGAATCGCGACCTGGAGGATGCGAAGCTCGTCTGCGAGAGCCTCGGAATCGAGTACAAGGTCATCGGAATAAAGCCCGTTGTTGATTCCATCGTCGATGCCCTCGGCTTTGCGCCCGACAGGAAGAGCCTCGGAAACGTCATGGCCCGAACCAGGATGGTCCTCCTCTACGCCCACGCGAACGCCATGAACCGCCTCGTCCTCGGAACCAGTAACAGGAGCGAGGTTTTGACTGGCTATTTCACCAAGTGGGGGGACGGTGCCAGCGACTACGCTCCTCTGATAAACCTCTACAAGACGGAAGTATGGGAGATAGCCAGGCTCATCGGCGTCCCGGAGAGGATAATCAAGAAGAAGCCCTCCGCCGGTCTCTGGGAGGGACAGACCGACGAGGACGAGCTTGGAATAAGCTACCGGCTCCTCGATGAAATCCTCTGGCGCATGGTCGACCTCAAGATGCCGAGGGATAAAATAGCGGGGGAGCTTGGAATCCCCGTCGAGAGGGTGGAATACGTCGAGAGGCTCATAAAGTCGAGCGAGCACAAGAGGCGCCTCCCCACCGGGCCGGTCTTCTGA
- a CDS encoding ABC transporter ATP-binding protein: MAEPILKVENLKKYFPIKRGFIDTLKGAPQKKVHAVDGISFEIYKQQVFALVGESGCGKSTTGKLIVKLLEPTDGKIYLEGKDVTHIKTKEEVLDYRRHVQMIFQDPFSSMNPRFRIFDILEEPLLIHGIGETKAEREELIYKALEMVKITPPEDYVGRFPHMLSGGQRQRVAIARALILNPTFIVADEPVSMLDVSIRAEILELMKELKEKMGVTYLYITHDMSTARYFADWMAVMYLGRIVEMGPVEKVIDNPLHPYTRALLAAVPEPKPERRNIIKELPIRGEVPNAVDIPPGCRFHPRCIYAQKGLCDTKHPQLVEYEHNHWAECHLVGKY, translated from the coding sequence ATGGCCGAGCCGATACTGAAAGTTGAGAACCTTAAGAAGTACTTCCCGATCAAGAGGGGCTTCATCGACACCCTGAAGGGCGCTCCGCAGAAGAAGGTCCACGCTGTGGACGGCATCAGCTTCGAGATATACAAGCAGCAGGTCTTTGCCCTCGTCGGTGAGAGCGGCTGTGGTAAGTCCACCACCGGAAAGCTCATAGTCAAGCTCCTTGAACCCACTGACGGTAAGATATACCTTGAGGGCAAGGACGTCACCCACATAAAGACAAAGGAGGAAGTGCTCGACTACCGCAGACACGTCCAGATGATATTCCAGGATCCCTTCAGCTCGATGAACCCGAGGTTCAGGATATTCGACATCCTCGAGGAGCCGCTCCTAATTCACGGCATCGGTGAGACCAAGGCCGAGCGCGAGGAGCTTATCTACAAGGCTCTCGAGATGGTCAAGATAACCCCGCCGGAGGACTACGTCGGCAGGTTCCCACACATGCTCTCCGGTGGTCAGAGGCAGCGTGTGGCAATAGCAAGGGCCCTCATCCTGAATCCGACCTTCATCGTCGCCGATGAGCCGGTCTCGATGCTCGACGTTTCGATCCGTGCGGAGATCCTCGAGCTTATGAAGGAGCTCAAGGAGAAGATGGGCGTCACCTACCTCTACATCACCCACGACATGTCGACTGCCAGATACTTCGCCGACTGGATGGCGGTCATGTACCTCGGAAGGATCGTCGAGATGGGTCCGGTCGAGAAGGTCATCGACAACCCGCTCCACCCGTACACCAGGGCACTGCTCGCGGCCGTTCCGGAGCCGAAGCCCGAAAGAAGGAACATCATCAAGGAACTCCCGATCAGGGGTGAGGTTCCCAACGCGGTCGACATACCGCCGGGATGCCGCTTCCACCCGAGGTGCATCTACGCCCAGAAGGGTCTCTGCGACACCAAGCACCCGCAGCTCGTTGAGTACGAGCACAACCACTGGGCCGAGTGCCACCTCGTCGGCAAGTACTGA
- a CDS encoding DUF61 family protein — MPTAEDILNREMARVNMHLPAIRPTLSRLMGEDEPKVRLRDGSYHHFKRSELEYLASLLDEGEAERLKVPIVLEISTVYRGYFRVRGRVEVKVIDKILGTYDILEEKSEELYPRYLLPKVRKALPTTTTYAFIAE; from the coding sequence ATGCCGACCGCGGAGGACATTCTGAACAGGGAGATGGCCAGGGTCAACATGCATCTTCCGGCCATCCGTCCGACCCTTTCCCGGCTGATGGGGGAAGATGAGCCGAAGGTCAGGCTCCGTGACGGGAGCTATCATCACTTCAAGCGCTCCGAGCTTGAATATCTGGCAAGTCTCCTCGATGAAGGTGAGGCCGAGCGCCTGAAGGTGCCCATAGTCCTCGAGATAAGCACTGTCTATAGGGGATACTTCAGGGTCAGGGGGAGGGTTGAGGTCAAGGTCATCGATAAAATCCTGGGAACCTATGATATCCTGGAGGAGAAGAGCGAGGAGCTGTACCCCAGGTACCTCCTTCCCAAGGTCAGGAAGGCCCTCCCGACTACCACAACCTACGCCTTCATAGCGGAGTGA
- a CDS encoding ABC transporter substrate-binding protein, with the protein MKKALGLFIMGLMLFSLFAIRPVSAADYTPKDIPLQSDEAKARFKADLQWYLKYGHFVISNGPYMLVMYSPENLYLKLEKYNGPRTIYTDTLPKDGIADVIEYQGVQNPENVILQIAKGEYDMGMFSFPAGKYQGLGSDVLANLNLYKSASSYNELTFNTYHDPDKDAPLVTVGDQVFFNPFAIRQIRFAMNFLISRDYIVQNIYQGSGAPMLGCIRPSHPANKYFEKVYEQLGITGAGNEEFALKLISDAMIQAEDQVKQYGHTLEKRDDGFWYFDGQPVEIKFIIRIEDERHDIGLYVADLLEKKVGFKVDRLEWDRQKAGQVVFAKPPSNYEWNIYTGGWGTSGIPSVWIDDYTAWFYAAWYGYVPGAVEPKHENTVTVEEALKFVGNGNVDAGLQAIGTAYYKSADSLGPMLNWTEEELTYLLTYFTIDKESVQGMPHINPDLVPEEPIKITTEDQYWDLQKISMLIGVLESERVFLIETWEFYPANKERIVNIKPEASTGIGQRWSVMTAETPDKHLKIAQFASTGAMFMSAFNPVGGLSDVYSVRVWNLIRDFGATTNFDGIVSPYRCKWELERGEFTVPDDAVIYNQTQGWIAENAGEKAVVKVKVTCDFGQWHNGVTGNIDDLKYYIAFLYTWAYKDTPDDPYYDDSVASSAGGALPNILGFQWTDDGYIVYGTYEHPLADDMTAGFYVFYPQLPWELYWAMGELVANAKEYGIDKTYSFSSGAEGVLWLDLLTKEHVDDLAKVMLKISGLTWDEITSTTTPSSTTPSSTTPSETTTTTTPSGGTSTTTYVVVGLVIIIIAAAAWYFTKKK; encoded by the coding sequence ATGAAGAAGGCTTTGGGATTGTTTATTATGGGTTTGATGTTGTTTAGTTTGTTTGCCATCCGCCCGGTCAGTGCGGCGGACTACACGCCGAAGGACATACCGCTGCAGAGCGATGAGGCCAAGGCCCGCTTCAAGGCCGACCTCCAGTGGTACCTCAAGTACGGCCACTTTGTGATCAGCAACGGTCCGTACATGCTGGTCATGTACTCCCCGGAGAACCTCTACCTCAAGCTCGAGAAGTATAACGGTCCGAGGACCATCTACACTGACACCCTTCCGAAGGATGGAATTGCCGACGTCATCGAGTACCAGGGTGTCCAGAACCCTGAGAACGTTATCCTCCAGATCGCCAAGGGCGAGTACGACATGGGTATGTTCTCCTTCCCGGCCGGCAAGTACCAGGGTCTGGGAAGCGACGTTCTCGCCAACCTCAACCTCTACAAGAGCGCCAGCTCCTACAACGAGCTTACCTTCAACACCTACCACGACCCGGACAAGGACGCCCCGCTCGTCACCGTTGGTGACCAGGTGTTCTTCAACCCGTTCGCCATCAGGCAGATCAGGTTCGCCATGAACTTCCTCATCAGCAGGGACTACATCGTCCAGAACATTTACCAGGGCAGCGGTGCCCCGATGCTCGGCTGCATAAGGCCCAGCCACCCTGCCAACAAGTACTTCGAGAAGGTTTACGAGCAGCTCGGCATCACCGGTGCTGGTAACGAGGAATTTGCCCTCAAGCTTATAAGCGACGCCATGATCCAGGCCGAGGATCAGGTTAAGCAGTACGGCCACACTCTTGAGAAGAGGGACGACGGCTTCTGGTACTTCGACGGTCAGCCGGTTGAGATCAAGTTCATCATTCGTATCGAGGATGAGAGGCACGACATCGGTCTCTACGTTGCCGACCTCCTTGAGAAGAAGGTTGGCTTCAAGGTTGACAGGCTTGAGTGGGACAGGCAGAAGGCCGGGCAGGTTGTCTTCGCTAAACCGCCGAGCAACTACGAGTGGAACATCTACACCGGCGGATGGGGTACCAGCGGTATCCCGAGCGTCTGGATTGACGACTACACCGCCTGGTTCTACGCCGCCTGGTACGGATACGTTCCGGGTGCCGTCGAGCCGAAGCACGAGAACACCGTTACCGTTGAGGAGGCCCTCAAGTTCGTTGGCAACGGCAACGTTGATGCCGGACTCCAGGCCATAGGCACTGCCTACTACAAGAGCGCCGACAGCCTCGGCCCGATGCTCAACTGGACCGAGGAGGAGCTCACCTACCTGCTGACCTACTTCACCATCGACAAGGAGTCCGTTCAGGGCATGCCTCACATTAATCCGGACCTCGTTCCGGAGGAGCCGATCAAGATAACCACGGAGGACCAGTACTGGGACCTCCAGAAGATCAGCATGCTCATTGGCGTCCTCGAGAGCGAGAGGGTCTTCCTCATCGAGACCTGGGAGTTCTACCCGGCCAACAAGGAGAGGATCGTCAACATCAAGCCTGAGGCCAGCACCGGTATCGGCCAGCGCTGGAGCGTCATGACCGCCGAGACCCCGGACAAGCACCTCAAGATCGCCCAGTTCGCCTCAACCGGTGCCATGTTCATGAGCGCCTTCAACCCGGTCGGCGGTCTGAGCGACGTTTACAGCGTCCGCGTCTGGAACCTCATCAGGGACTTCGGAGCCACCACCAACTTTGACGGTATCGTTAGCCCGTACAGGTGCAAGTGGGAGCTTGAGCGCGGTGAGTTCACCGTTCCGGACGATGCCGTCATCTACAACCAGACCCAGGGATGGATTGCCGAGAACGCCGGTGAGAAGGCCGTCGTCAAGGTCAAGGTCACCTGCGACTTCGGCCAGTGGCACAACGGTGTCACCGGCAACATCGACGACCTCAAGTACTACATCGCCTTCCTCTACACCTGGGCCTACAAGGACACCCCGGACGACCCGTACTACGACGACAGCGTTGCCTCCAGTGCCGGTGGTGCCCTTCCGAACATCCTTGGATTCCAGTGGACTGACGATGGCTACATCGTCTACGGTACCTACGAGCACCCGCTCGCCGACGACATGACCGCTGGATTCTACGTGTTCTACCCGCAGCTCCCGTGGGAGCTCTACTGGGCCATGGGTGAGCTGGTCGCCAACGCCAAGGAGTACGGCATCGACAAGACCTACTCCTTCAGCAGCGGTGCCGAGGGAGTCCTCTGGCTCGACCTCCTCACCAAGGAGCACGTTGACGACCTCGCCAAGGTCATGCTGAAGATCTCAGGCCTCACCTGGGACGAGATAACCAGCACCACGACCCCGAGCTCAACCACTCCGAGCTCAACCACTCCGAGCGAAACCACCACGACCACGACTCCGAGCGGTGGAACCAGCACCACGACCTACGTCGTCGTCGGCCTGGTGATAATCATCATCGCCGCGGCCGCCTGGTACTTCACCAAGAAGAAGTGA
- a CDS encoding EamA family transporter, which translates to MRRGYILVFLAASMWGTLGIFAKYLNGFGLDTFTMVFYRVLFAILLLAGYLKVRGINFSIDRSRLRFYALYGFFSIFLFYSLYFYTVTISSVSFAVLLLYTAPVYSIILGRLIFGESLTREKLLALLLVMVGVVLVNGSGDGFSTRAIVFGLLTGLTYALYGVLAKFAVRKEEPEKALFYTLLFGLFFLLPFTDFSVPSGAVPYLFALALFPTFLGYILYNHALKEVEVSRASIIATVEPVVAIVLAFLLFGETLSAKQLAGAVLIICGSIIVHAGEKESPEEMALEEAH; encoded by the coding sequence ATGAGGCGCGGTTACATTCTTGTTTTTCTAGCCGCTAGTATGTGGGGTACCCTCGGCATATTCGCAAAGTACCTCAACGGGTTCGGCCTCGACACTTTCACGATGGTTTTTTACAGGGTTCTCTTCGCGATCCTCCTGCTGGCCGGCTACCTCAAAGTCCGGGGAATCAACTTCTCCATCGATCGCTCCAGGCTGAGGTTCTACGCCCTCTACGGCTTCTTCAGTATATTCCTGTTCTACAGCCTCTACTTCTACACTGTAACGATATCATCCGTCTCTTTTGCGGTCCTGCTCCTGTACACCGCCCCGGTCTACTCGATAATCCTCGGGCGGTTGATATTCGGAGAGAGCTTAACCCGGGAAAAGCTCCTCGCTCTTCTCCTTGTCATGGTCGGTGTGGTCCTAGTCAACGGCTCCGGAGACGGCTTCTCAACGAGGGCCATCGTCTTTGGCCTCCTCACGGGCCTCACCTATGCCCTCTACGGAGTCCTCGCGAAGTTTGCCGTCAGGAAGGAAGAGCCGGAGAAGGCCCTCTTCTACACCCTCCTCTTCGGACTGTTCTTCCTGCTTCCCTTCACAGACTTCAGCGTCCCCTCAGGCGCGGTTCCTTACCTCTTCGCCCTCGCCCTCTTCCCGACCTTTCTCGGGTACATACTCTACAACCACGCCCTGAAGGAGGTCGAGGTCAGCAGGGCCAGCATAATAGCGACCGTTGAACCCGTCGTCGCGATAGTTCTGGCGTTCCTCCTGTTCGGGGAGACCCTTAGCGCCAAACAGCTGGCCGGCGCGGTCCTCATAATATGCGGCTCGATTATCGTTCACGCGGGAGAAAAGGAAAGTCCCGAGGAGATGGCTCTGGAGGAGGCGCATTAG